A stretch of the Ctenopharyngodon idella isolate HZGC_01 chromosome 14, HZGC01, whole genome shotgun sequence genome encodes the following:
- the spon2a gene encoding spondin-2a yields MMSSEIFVPGWLQQLLVVLLKFTLSCAAPVNLNNGTECSARGPASYILVFTGHWSPQTFPKQYPLFRPPAQWSKLMAVTHNEQYRLWQEGAPASDGMRSFAEQGLTVDLVKDAKEARKMRAVGSMYRTAGIPSGIGHSSTELLLTPRSPLLSLIVKVIPSPDWFVGVDSLNLCEGGQWKQEVTFDLHPFDAGTDSGFTFSSPNFPTTPPENITMITSQKPNHPANSFYYPRLTELPPLATIWVKRQGRSPVRQQNRVSNHILPEATKPHRFSETPLDCEVSMWSSWGLCLGPCSRGGLRHRTRYILLKPANSGTPCPELEEQEECTPHNCLAYQ; encoded by the exons ATGATGTCATCAGAGATCTTTGTTCCTGGTTGGCTGCAGCAGCTGCTCGTCGTGCTGCTCAAGTTTACGCTGTCCTGCGCGGCCCCAGTGAACCTGAACAATGGGACAGAGTGCAGCGCTCGAGGACCCGCCTCTTACATCCTGGTGTTCACCGGCCACTGGAGTCCACAGACCTTCCCCAAACAGTATCCCTTGTTCCGACCACCTGCTCAGTGGTCCAAGCTCATGG CTGTGACCCATAATGAGCAGTACCGGCTGTGGCAGGAGGGGGCCCCAGCGAGCGATGGCATGAGGAGCTTTGCTGAGCAGGGGCTTACAGTGGATCTGGTGAAGGATGCGAAGGAGGCGAGGAAGATGCGAGCAGTGGGGTCCATGTACCGCACAGCTGGGATTCCCTCAGGCATCGGCCACAGCTCTACAGAACTGCTCTTGACGCCCAGGAGTCCTCTG CTGTCTCTGATAGTGAAAGTGATCCCCAGTCCAGACTGGTTTGTGGGGGTTGACAGTCTGAACCTGTGTGAGGGTGGGCAgtggaaacaggaagtgacctTTGACTTGCACCCATTTGATGCCGGCACAGATAGCGGCTTCACTTTCTCCTCACCAAACTTTCCAACAACACCCCCTGAAAATATCACCATG ATCACCTCTCAGAAGCCAAACCACCCGGCAAATTCCTTCTATTACCCTCGGCTAACAGAACTCCCGCCTCTGGCCACCATCTGGGTGAAGCGTCAGGGCCGCTCACCTGTCCGTCAACAGAACCGGGTGTCCAATCACATCCTGCCTGAAGCAACCAAACCTCACAGATTCTCAG AAACGCCGCTAGACTGCGAGGTGTCGATGTGGTCGTCCTGGGGCCTGTGTCTGGGGCCGTGCTCTCGGGGCGGACTGCGCCATCGCACCCGTTATATCCTGCTGAAACCCGCCAACAGTGGCACGCCGTGCCCCGAGCTGGAGGAACAAGAGGAGTGCACGCCGCACAACTGCCTCGCATATCAGTGA